One part of the Bacteroidia bacterium genome encodes these proteins:
- a CDS encoding serine hydrolase translates to MKKLLLIFLLLPFFACEEGKEIPDPDPEPPSLNPDLYFPPVNSEEWETISPAELGWKEEEIPKLLQLLEDNDSRAFLLLKDGKIVIEAYFGRNLLNTADFEKNTLWYWASAGKTLTAFTVGMAQEEGLLDIQDKSSDYLGEGWTSLSSGQEAEIKIWNQLTMTSGLDDGVSNSNSFESQDLIFKSSAGSRWAYHNAPYTLLDQVVESAVGEDFDSYFDKVLKNKIGMDGNWLWTNGNHVYFSSARSMARFGLLIQNKGSWEETPIMTDNTYFLEMTTPSQEINPSYGYLWWLNGKGSFMLPQSQQVFNGNLHPGAPADMISAIGKNSQYLSIVPSEGLVLVRLGGNPENALVPLLFQEEIWEQLNNIIF, encoded by the coding sequence ATGAAAAAGCTCCTGCTAATTTTCCTCTTGCTTCCTTTTTTTGCTTGTGAAGAAGGAAAGGAAATTCCTGATCCAGATCCTGAACCTCCTTCTCTAAATCCCGACTTATACTTTCCTCCTGTAAATAGTGAAGAATGGGAAACAATCAGTCCTGCAGAACTGGGATGGAAAGAGGAAGAGATTCCAAAGCTTTTACAATTACTTGAAGACAATGATAGTCGGGCTTTCCTATTACTGAAGGATGGCAAGATAGTCATTGAGGCTTATTTCGGAAGGAACTTGCTCAACACAGCTGATTTCGAGAAAAATACCCTTTGGTATTGGGCATCTGCAGGCAAAACCCTGACGGCATTTACGGTAGGCATGGCTCAGGAAGAAGGCTTACTGGACATTCAGGATAAGAGTTCTGATTATCTGGGAGAAGGCTGGACGAGTCTGAGTTCAGGTCAGGAGGCAGAGATTAAGATATGGAATCAGCTGACTATGACCAGTGGTCTGGATGATGGAGTCAGCAATAGCAACAGTTTCGAATCTCAGGATCTTATTTTCAAAAGCAGTGCGGGTAGCAGATGGGCCTATCACAATGCTCCTTATACTCTTTTGGATCAAGTGGTAGAATCAGCTGTAGGAGAAGACTTTGATAGCTATTTTGACAAAGTTCTTAAGAATAAAATCGGCATGGATGGAAACTGGTTATGGACGAATGGAAATCATGTATATTTCAGTTCAGCAAGATCCATGGCTCGCTTTGGTCTACTCATCCAGAATAAAGGCAGTTGGGAAGAGACTCCGATAATGACAGATAACACCTATTTTCTGGAAATGACGACTCCCTCTCAGGAAATCAATCCCAGTTATGGCTATTTGTGGTGGTTAAATGGGAAAGGGAGTTTCATGCTTCCCCAAAGCCAGCAAGTATTCAATGGAAACCTTCATCCGGGGGCACCTGCGGACATGATTTCTGCGATCGGAAAAAATAGCCAATACCTTAGCATTGTTCCTTCTGAAGGTCTGGTGCTGGTAAGGCTGGGAGGCAATCCCGAGAATGCCCTGGTTCCTTTATTATTCCAGGAAGAGATATGGGAGCAATTGAATAACATAATTTTTTAG
- a CDS encoding acyltransferase family protein: MTQKIRRHDLDSLRVLVFALLIFYHVGMFFVPWGWHIKNNVIYDWLTWPMLFVNQWRLPILFVISGMGTRYALSFRSGKTFAWERIKRLFIPLAVGMILIVPPQVYIERIAKAQFLGSYLDFFPAEIFKGIYPEGNFSWHHLWFLPYLLIFSLILIPAFLYLRDLPENQFLSFIKRTVQKPWGLLLFIAPLYLAEAFIEPFFPVTHALVDDWFTFTSSLFLFFSGFVLISLGDTFWKSVDQIKRKALWMGILTFGIMIFYWNIEDSVLVHFTEAFFKVLNIWMWILAILGYGAKYLNKKSSILRYANQAVYPFYILHQTVTVVLAYYLMNLDWGLGAKFFILSLGTFGISLLLYEFLIRRIPFIGPLFGLKRAQKPVALKSKDLVTSKL; the protein is encoded by the coding sequence ATGACACAAAAAATTCGACGACACGATTTGGATAGCTTGAGAGTGCTGGTTTTTGCGCTCCTGATCTTCTACCATGTGGGGATGTTCTTTGTTCCCTGGGGCTGGCATATCAAAAACAATGTCATCTATGATTGGTTGACCTGGCCTATGTTATTTGTCAATCAATGGAGGTTACCCATTCTATTTGTGATCTCAGGTATGGGAACTCGATATGCCCTTTCCTTTCGTAGTGGAAAAACCTTCGCCTGGGAACGAATCAAAAGACTCTTCATTCCCCTGGCAGTCGGCATGATTCTCATCGTCCCTCCTCAGGTTTATATCGAACGCATCGCCAAGGCTCAGTTTTTGGGTTCTTATCTCGACTTCTTCCCTGCAGAAATATTTAAGGGGATTTACCCGGAAGGAAACTTTAGCTGGCATCATCTATGGTTTTTGCCCTACCTACTTATCTTTTCATTGATTCTCATTCCTGCTTTTTTGTATCTCCGAGATCTTCCAGAAAATCAATTCCTGAGTTTCATAAAAAGAACTGTCCAAAAACCCTGGGGCTTATTGCTGTTCATTGCACCTCTTTACCTGGCAGAAGCTTTTATTGAGCCCTTTTTCCCGGTTACTCATGCCCTGGTAGATGACTGGTTTACTTTTACTTCTTCCCTCTTTTTGTTTTTCTCAGGCTTTGTCCTCATCTCTCTGGGGGATACATTTTGGAAATCCGTGGATCAGATTAAGCGCAAAGCCCTATGGATGGGAATACTAACATTCGGAATCATGATCTTCTATTGGAATATCGAGGATAGTGTTCTCGTCCATTTCACAGAAGCATTTTTCAAAGTACTGAATATCTGGATGTGGATACTCGCTATTTTGGGATATGGAGCTAAATACCTCAATAAAAAAAGTTCTATACTCCGCTACGCTAATCAGGCAGTTTATCCCTTTTATATTTTGCATCAAACAGTTACTGTCGTTTTAGCTTATTATCTCATGAATCTCGATTGGGGATTGGGCGCTAAATTTTTCATACTGAGTCTGGGAACCTTTGGCATCAGCTTATTACTCTATGAGTTTTTGATTAGAAGGATACCTTTTATTGGACCATTATTCGGACTAAAAAGGGCTCAAAAGCCCGTGGCTCTAAAATCTAAAGACTTAGTGACAAGCAAGCTTTAG
- a CDS encoding helix-turn-helix domain-containing protein — MDEILSQIPIRQNLVSFIMVLGIVQGYLLCSVIALRSSRQNYSIRILGWLTLCLSLLSTDVYLCYSGLIKYVLFLNDSTEFIVLLLGPLIYFFIRSLLERKEISWKRDWPHFVLPAIYFLFQWAAMLQPDAFKLNAYVGSYYPELPRLELEYSVLWKFFFFRDNDRWFNLLSFALYFILSTQLIYRYRKELGANFSSEKIGSKYLITRNTFLFFVLAGSLILTVYLNYENDLGDHFIIILISLSIFSSSFFMLSESRLFEKSWIAEKYETSGLNTDQIQILERIRQFLQEDKYHLQEDASLSGLAQALGLAPNYLSQSINSQLKQNFNEFINSHRIEEAKTRLLDPAYQHLSIEGIGNSVGFRSKSAFYTAFKKHTGATPAAFVKEKG; from the coding sequence ATGGACGAAATCCTCTCACAAATTCCTATACGCCAGAATCTGGTTTCCTTTATCATGGTATTAGGGATTGTGCAGGGATATCTTTTGTGTTCGGTCATTGCCCTCAGGAGCAGTAGGCAAAATTACTCAATCCGGATTTTGGGCTGGTTGACATTGTGTTTGAGTCTCCTTTCTACAGATGTCTATCTATGCTATTCAGGCTTGATAAAATATGTGCTATTTCTAAATGACAGCACAGAATTTATCGTCTTACTGCTAGGCCCACTCATCTATTTTTTTATTCGAAGTTTGCTTGAGCGTAAGGAGATTTCCTGGAAAAGAGATTGGCCGCATTTTGTTTTACCAGCCATTTATTTTCTGTTCCAATGGGCAGCTATGCTGCAGCCAGATGCCTTTAAACTCAATGCTTATGTTGGAAGCTATTATCCGGAACTCCCGCGATTGGAACTGGAGTATAGTGTTTTATGGAAATTCTTCTTCTTCCGGGACAATGATCGTTGGTTCAACCTCCTGAGTTTCGCCCTATATTTTATCCTTTCCACCCAACTCATCTACCGATACAGAAAGGAATTGGGAGCCAATTTTTCGAGCGAAAAAATTGGCAGTAAATACCTCATTACTCGAAACACTTTCTTATTTTTTGTATTAGCAGGTAGCCTGATCCTGACAGTTTATTTGAATTACGAAAATGATCTGGGGGACCACTTCATCATTATTCTGATATCCTTATCTATTTTCAGCAGTAGTTTCTTCATGCTTTCGGAGTCTCGACTATTTGAAAAGTCATGGATTGCAGAGAAATATGAAACCTCCGGCTTAAATACGGATCAGATTCAAATCCTGGAAAGGATTCGCCAATTTTTACAGGAAGACAAATATCACCTGCAAGAAGATGCCTCTTTATCTGGTTTGGCTCAGGCTTTAGGCTTAGCCCCAAATTACCTCAGTCAAAGTATCAACAGCCAATTGAAACAAAACTTCAATGAGTTTATCAATAGCCACCGAATAGAAGAAGCAAAAACCAGACTACTCGATCCTGCTTACCAACACCTAAGCATTGAAGGAATTGGAAATAGTGTAGGCTTCCGTTCAAAATCTGCCTTTTATACAGCCTTTAAGAAACATACAGGCGCTACTCCGGCAGCATTTGTTAAAGAAAAAGGCTAA
- a CDS encoding SDR family oxidoreductase, giving the protein MNKVAYITGGSKGIGLGIAKSLLGIGYKVAITGRNQSALDTAVNELKSENVLAIQADVRNFEEEKEAVQQVLATWGRMDLCVANAGLGIFTSIEDMTVDQWKDVIDVNLTGVFHSVKASIPPLKESKGYIITIASLAGTNFFKYGSAYNASKFGLVGFSQAIMLDLREHGIKVSTIMPGSVATNFNNHNPSDADAWKIQPEDIGKLVVDLLNMNPRTLPSKVEVRPAIPPAK; this is encoded by the coding sequence ATGAATAAAGTCGCATACATCACGGGAGGCTCAAAAGGAATTGGCCTCGGAATCGCAAAATCACTCTTAGGAATCGGATATAAGGTTGCTATCACGGGAAGAAATCAATCAGCCCTGGATACAGCAGTTAATGAACTGAAGTCCGAAAATGTCCTGGCCATACAAGCTGATGTCCGGAATTTTGAGGAAGAAAAGGAAGCTGTTCAGCAAGTCCTGGCTACCTGGGGACGTATGGATCTCTGTGTAGCCAATGCAGGTCTTGGCATATTTACTTCCATAGAAGATATGACGGTGGATCAGTGGAAAGATGTGATTGATGTCAACCTTACTGGAGTGTTTCACAGTGTAAAAGCCAGCATACCTCCCCTCAAAGAATCTAAAGGTTACATTATCACCATTGCCAGCCTGGCAGGCACCAATTTTTTCAAATACGGCTCTGCCTACAATGCCAGTAAATTTGGATTGGTAGGATTTAGCCAGGCCATCATGCTGGATCTCCGTGAACATGGCATCAAGGTAAGCACCATTATGCCCGGTTCCGTTGCCACCAATTTTAATAACCACAATCCTTCTGATGCTGATGCCTGGAAAATTCAACCCGAAGACATCGGCAAACTGGTTGTTGATCTCCTGAATATGAATCCCCGAACCTTGCCTAGCAAGGTAGAAGTACGGCCGGCGATTCCTCCTGCGAAGTAA
- a CDS encoding glucose 1-dehydrogenase: MSKLAGKTAIITGATSGMGLDTAKLFLQEGAKVVITGRSQAKLDALKDQLEGDYLLVKADASSLVDSKALIATTVEKYGKIDILFLNAGVFKALPIGLLSEETFDEIYNINVKGPLFTVNEAVPFLNEGASILFNTSASNVKGMPGVSIYGSSKAALRSIVRTLATELAEKNIRVNAVSPGPIETPLWGKTNLSQEEISGFAEGVSGQVPLGRFGQGVEIARTALFLVSDDASYITGSEIPVDGGMTQV, from the coding sequence ATGTCAAAACTAGCAGGAAAAACCGCTATCATCACAGGAGCCACCAGTGGCATGGGACTGGATACAGCAAAACTCTTTTTACAAGAAGGAGCAAAAGTAGTAATCACAGGTCGCTCGCAAGCAAAACTGGATGCACTCAAGGATCAGCTGGAGGGAGATTACCTTTTGGTAAAAGCTGATGCTTCCAGCCTGGTGGATAGTAAGGCCCTTATCGCTACCACGGTGGAGAAATATGGAAAAATCGACATTCTTTTTCTAAATGCCGGAGTTTTCAAAGCTTTACCAATCGGTTTGCTTTCAGAGGAAACATTTGATGAAATCTATAACATCAATGTCAAGGGGCCTTTGTTCACCGTAAATGAAGCCGTACCCTTCCTCAATGAAGGAGCTTCTATTCTCTTCAACACCTCTGCTTCCAATGTAAAAGGAATGCCCGGTGTTTCTATCTACGGTTCAAGTAAAGCTGCTTTGCGTTCGATCGTAAGAACACTTGCCACAGAACTCGCGGAGAAAAACATCCGCGTAAATGCCGTTAGTCCAGGCCCAATTGAAACGCCTTTATGGGGGAAAACCAATCTGAGTCAGGAAGAAATCAGTGGCTTTGCAGAAGGAGTCTCCGGCCAGGTTCCTTTGGGTCGATTCGGACAGGGAGTTGAAATTGCAAGAACCGCCCTGTTTCTCGTATCTGATGATGCTTCCTATATCACAGGTTCAGAGATTCCTGTAGATGGAGGAATGACGCAGGTCTAA
- a CDS encoding SRPBCC family protein has product MNIKVSRKINAPKDELWAYLADFNNIYRFHPLLNGSSYIEGASSCQMGTTRQCDFKGGTYIKEKVTGLQEGSHYTVDIYETSMPIKNARATLGVKEISANETEAFMDMSMVPKYAFLTPVMYLMFRFFAAPSILRGLEKLWAAEKKLSLA; this is encoded by the coding sequence ATGAACATCAAGGTTTCAAGAAAGATTAATGCACCCAAAGATGAGCTCTGGGCATATTTGGCCGATTTCAACAACATCTACCGCTTTCATCCCCTGCTCAATGGATCTTCTTACATAGAAGGAGCGAGTTCTTGTCAAATGGGGACCACCCGTCAATGTGATTTTAAGGGCGGGACCTATATCAAGGAAAAAGTTACAGGACTGCAAGAGGGTTCACACTACACAGTAGATATATACGAAACCTCTATGCCTATCAAAAATGCCAGAGCTACTCTGGGAGTAAAAGAAATTTCAGCAAACGAGACGGAAGCTTTCATGGATATGAGCATGGTGCCAAAGTATGCCTTCCTCACACCTGTGATGTATCTCATGTTCCGCTTTTTCGCCGCCCCCAGCATTTTGCGGGGATTGGAAAAGCTCTGGGCAGCAGAGAAAAAGCTCAGTCTCGCCTAA
- a CDS encoding TetR family transcriptional regulator C-terminal domain-containing protein — protein MGYKHNKEDIVLAGSQLFRKQGYHNVGINDILKSCKIPKGSFYNFFESKEDFAVQVIEQYSQDSIKYISSLLGKKSSSPLARVKGMYKQMIQDNISEGCSQGCLIGNLSVELGGTHDRLSAHTNEKFMELVNVIGSVLEEAQKKEEISTDQDPYELAEYLHSGFFGALTRMKVNRNPVYLNKWLKLTFGLIKT, from the coding sequence ATGGGATATAAACATAACAAAGAAGATATCGTCCTGGCAGGAAGCCAGCTTTTTCGGAAGCAAGGCTATCATAATGTGGGCATCAATGATATCCTCAAGTCATGCAAGATCCCCAAAGGTTCTTTTTACAATTTCTTTGAAAGCAAAGAAGATTTTGCTGTCCAGGTAATCGAGCAATACTCGCAGGACAGTATCAAGTATATAAGCTCTTTGCTGGGGAAAAAGTCTTCCTCTCCCCTAGCCCGCGTCAAAGGCATGTATAAACAGATGATTCAGGACAACATTTCTGAAGGCTGTAGCCAGGGATGTTTAATCGGGAATTTGTCAGTCGAATTGGGGGGAACACATGATCGCCTATCTGCTCATACAAATGAGAAGTTTATGGAGTTGGTCAATGTGATCGGCTCAGTGCTTGAAGAAGCTCAGAAAAAAGAAGAAATCAGCACAGACCAGGATCCTTATGAACTTGCAGAGTATCTACACAGTGGATTCTTTGGCGCACTAACAAGAATGAAAGTCAACAGAAACCCCGTTTATTTAAACAAATGGCTGAAATTGACCTTTGGTCTGATAAAAACTTAG